The Apis mellifera strain DH4 linkage group LG8, Amel_HAv3.1, whole genome shotgun sequence genome contains a region encoding:
- the LOC102653693 gene encoding uncharacterized protein LOC102653693 → MDILPSANDIIFASSQYGSMAMFLKRYIIDIKAELEKRSKKYSESLSQKYLRDENFEKILKLWRFEMDQYFTELEFYWRAIILRTFFYPSNYLHILRSPLKIDKRYNKIPIHNITFPMRSEEYQLSSMLHEMRKKIKPRCTGRYLIKHTVCGNGNN, encoded by the exons ATGGATATACTACCTTCAGcgaacgatataatttttgcatcGTCTCAGTATGGTTCTATGGCCATGTTTctcaaaagatatataatagatataaaagctGAATTAGAAAAacgttcaaaaaaatattcggaaagcttatctcaaaaatatttaagagatgaaaattttgaaaaaatattgaaattatggcGTTTTGAGATGGATCAATATTTTACTGAACTTGAGTTTTATTGGAGG gcAATCATACTCAGAACATTCTTCTATCCCAGTAATTATCTACACATTTTAAGATCACctctaaaaatagataaaagatataacaaaattccGATACACAATATTACGTTTCCAATGCGAAGCGAAGAATATCAATTATCTTCTATGTTGCAtgaaatgagaaagaaaataaaaccaAGATGTACAGGTAGATATTTAATCAAACATACGGTGTGTGGAAATGGAAACAATTGA
- the Hex70c gene encoding hexamerin 70c precursor (The RefSeq protein has 3 substitutions compared to this genomic sequence) encodes MLSKVVLLVALAAICGAQGASYAGRHTADMDFLHKQKKIFDLLLYVRQADLSDAEWYDVGRNYDMESNMDMYKDKNVVQKFLWWYKQGMFLSRNAIFTPLNSEQKYEVRMLFELLYNAKDFQTFYKTAAWARLRMNSGMFTTAFSIAVLYRPDTKYMKFPAIYEIYPNYFFDSSVIEEAQNLKMSRGSSVVTGMNNIETYIVNTNYSSKNMREYNDPEYKLDYFMEDVELNAYYYYMREMLPYWMSSSQYHMPKEIRGQLYYFLHKQLMTRYFLERMSNDLGKTAEFDWNKPINSGFYSTIMYSNGVTFPQRNRFSSLPYYKYKYLNVINALEMRLMDAIDSGYLIDEYGKKIDIYTPEGLNMLGNVIEGSSDSINTKFYGMYDILARDILGYNFDFQNKNNLIPSALQSYSTSMRDPAFYMLYQNILSYFLRYKKLQPQYSQSELQMPGVKFESVNIDKLYTYFDKCDTLINNAVAVENFKGGMYLRLKARRACMNYERFTYKININSDKETKGMMRIFLGPAFDEIKHDMVYLQKYFYLFMEMDRFAVTLRPGSNSIERQSSESPFTTSTIMPSDIFYDKLNKAIGGSEPFTYSEKMLGFPERLILPRGKPEGMRYKMFFFLSSMDESNTKSYEIPLYGKMTLDDKVFGFPLDRPMWAWNFTIPNMYFKDVFIYNRPNEESMNY; translated from the exons ATGTTGTCGAAGGTAGTTTTGTTGGTGGCGCTCGCTGCTATTTGCGGCGCACAGGGCGCCTCCTACGCCGGAAGGCACACCGCCGATATGGATTTCCTTCACAAGCAAAAGAAGATATTCGACCTGTTGCTTTACGTAAGGCAGGCAGACTTGAGCGATGCAGAGTGGTACGATGTAGGCAGGAACTACGACATGGAAAGCAATATGGACATGTATAAGGACAAG aatgtcGTACAAAAGTTCCTGTGGTGGTACAAACAGGGAATGTTCCTATCGCGTAATGCCATTTTCACTCCGCTTAACTCTGAGCAGAAATACGAGGTGAGAATGTTGTTCGAATTGTTATACAATGCGAAAGATTTCCAAACGTTTTACAAAACTGCCGCTTGGGCTCGACTTCGGATGAACAGCGGCATGTTCACCACAGCGTTTTCTATCGCTGTCCTCTACAGACCTGACACTAAATACATGAAATTTCCCGCCATCTACGAGATCTATCCCAATTATTTCTTCGACTCAAGTGTTATAGAAGAGGCACAAAACTTGAAAATGTCTCGAG gcTCTAGCGTTGTGACTGGAATGAACAACATCGAAACATACATAGTGAACACGAACTATTCCAGTAAATATATGAGGGAATACAACGATCCGGAATACAAGCTTGATTACTTCATGGAAGATGTCGAATTGaatgcatattattattacatgcgTGAAATGTTGCCTTATTGGATGTCCAGCAGCCAATACCATATGCCCAAAGAAATACGTGGACAGCTTTACTATTTCCTTCACAAGCAATTGATGACTAGATATTTCCTCGAACGAATGTCAAACGATCTTGGTAAAACGGCGGAATTCGATTGGAACAAGCCCATCAATTCTGGATTTTACTCCACCATAATGTACTCCAATGGTGTAACTTTCCCACAGAGAAATAGATTTTCCTCTTTGccctattataaatataaatatcttaac GTAATCAACGCGTTGGAGATGCGTTTAATGGACGCTATCGATTCCGGATACTTGATAGACGAATATGGAAAGAAGATAGACATTTACACACCAGAAGGTCTAAATATGCTTGGCAATGTAATAGAAGGAAACAGTGACTCTATTAACACGAAATTCTACGGTATGTACGATATTCTTGCTCGCGATATCCTGGGCTACAACTTCGACTTCCAGAATAAGAACAACTTAATCCCGAGCGCTCTTCAAAGTTATTCCACCAGCATGAGAGATCCAGCTTTCTATATGCTCTACCAAAAAATCTTGAGTTATTTCTTAAG ATACAAAAAACTGCAGCCTCAGTACAGTCAAAGCGAACTGCAGATGCCAGGAGTTAAATTCGAATCTGTGAATATCGACAAATTGTACACGTACTTCGACAAATGTGACACTCTGATCAACAATGCCGTGGCagtagaaaatttcaaaggtGGAATGTATTTACGTTTGAAGGCGCGTCGTGCTTGTATGAACTACGAGCGATTCACTTACAAAATAAACATCAACAGCGATAAGGAAACGAAAGGAATGATGAGAATCTTCCTTGGGCCAGCCTTTGACGAGATCAAACACGATATGGTCTATCtacagaaatatttctatctgtTCATGGAAATGGACCGATTTGCCGTAACAc TCCGTCCCGGAAGTAACAGCATCGAACGCCAGAGCTCGGAATCACCGTTCACGACGTCAACTATAATGCCCAGCGACATATTCTACGACAAACTGAACAAAGCGATCGGCGGAAGCGAACCATTCACTTACTCTGAAAAAATGTTGGGCTTCCCCGAACGTCTCATCTTGCCCCGTGGTAAACCGGAAGGTATGAGGTACAAGATGTTCTTCTTCCTGAGCTCGATGGACGAAAGCAACACGAAATCGTACGAAATACCTTTATACGGAAAAATGACGCTGGATGACAAGGTGTTCGGATTTCCATTGGACAGACCCATGTGGGCATGGAACTTCACCATTCCTAACATGTACTTCAAGGATGTGTTCATTTACAATCGTCCAAACGAGGAGAGTATGAATTACTGA